In Acidicapsa ligni, a single window of DNA contains:
- a CDS encoding YceI family protein: MKLLKIASGLLVLAAPFAMAQTSTWKSDSAHSEVNFAIKHLGVSNIRGRFGKVDATITLDEKDITKSTVNATIDVTGVDTGEAPRDNHLKTDSFFDVAKYPTATFVSTSVAKSGDGLTVTGNLTLHGVTKPVVLQIEGPTAPVDGMDKKPHIGFSGRTTIHRTDFGIGAGFPAAVVGEDVRLTIDLDVAKQ, from the coding sequence ATGAAGCTTCTCAAGATCGCCTCTGGACTTCTCGTTCTTGCCGCCCCGTTCGCCATGGCTCAAACCTCCACCTGGAAGAGCGATTCGGCTCACAGCGAAGTGAATTTCGCCATCAAGCATCTCGGCGTTTCCAACATTCGCGGCCGTTTCGGCAAGGTTGATGCCACCATCACCCTCGACGAAAAAGACATCACCAAGTCCACAGTGAACGCCACCATCGACGTTACCGGCGTGGATACCGGCGAGGCGCCGCGTGACAATCACCTCAAGACAGATAGCTTTTTTGACGTGGCAAAGTACCCGACCGCGACCTTCGTGAGCACGAGCGTAGCCAAGAGCGGCGATGGACTCACTGTGACCGGCAACCTGACCCTTCACGGCGTGACCAAGCCAGTTGTTCTCCAGATCGAAGGACCGACCGCTCCGGTCGACGGTATGGACAAAAAGCCTCATATCGGTTTTTCGGGCAGGACCACCATTCATCGCACTGACTTCGGCATTGGCGCAGGTTTCCCAGCTGCGGTCGTAGGCGAAGATGTGCGGCTGACGATCGATCTGGATGTAGCCAAACAGTAA
- a CDS encoding MarR family winged helix-turn-helix transcriptional regulator has translation MSSGLPETERAASSASPGFSSPQEEALLTLMRSADCLHRTLQQRLKPYGLTSTQYNVLRILRGARSTGLTCSAIGQRMITPEPDITRLLARLKLQKLISQQRDQKDRRVLWTHITDLGLELLSKLSDVIDQAPKELFQNLNSEELRSFIRLLNKVQACSERTVAASDSAGNRPPVTGKPSSRHLQPNPLLPRPHPE, from the coding sequence ATGTCGTCAGGCTTGCCAGAAACAGAGCGTGCTGCCAGTTCTGCAAGTCCGGGCTTTTCGAGCCCCCAGGAAGAGGCGCTGTTAACCCTGATGCGTAGTGCAGATTGCCTGCATCGCACGCTACAGCAGCGGTTGAAGCCCTATGGCCTGACATCGACCCAATATAACGTACTGCGTATTTTGCGTGGCGCCAGATCTACCGGCCTCACCTGCTCCGCTATCGGGCAGCGAATGATTACGCCTGAGCCGGATATTACGCGGCTTCTTGCTCGCCTCAAGCTGCAAAAGCTCATCTCTCAGCAGCGCGATCAAAAAGACAGGCGCGTCCTATGGACACACATTACGGACCTGGGGCTGGAGCTTTTGTCTAAACTGAGTGACGTTATTGATCAAGCGCCGAAAGAGCTTTTCCAGAATCTCAATTCGGAGGAGCTGCGGAGTTTCATCCGGCTGCTGAACAAGGTGCAAGCCTGTAGTGAAAGGACCGTCGCAGCAAGTGATTCGGCGGGAAACAGGCCTCCCGTTACCGGGAAGCCATCTTCGCGACACTTGCAGCCAAACCCACTTCTTCCTCGCCCTCACCCTGAATAA
- a CDS encoding LuxR C-terminal-related transcriptional regulator — translation MSIIKMDILEDSPEGEVHDSAAKPGAIRVILADSQAIYRVGIRKVFALEDDVRVVAQADSIENLHAAVQRYPTDVVLLEGGMLTGTANAIPELLRLAPDVKIIVQASYSDESHTVELYRRGVRGIISRAISPDLLVKCVRKIASGETWIDNQSINLVIEAYRSQAAALVSPRTQPRLSPKEMAIITCITQGKRNKEIAYQLGTTEQVIKNYLRKIYDKLGVSDRLELALYCLHHKIIQGEGEEEVGLAASVAKMASR, via the coding sequence ATGTCAATCATCAAAATGGATATTCTGGAAGACTCTCCAGAAGGGGAAGTTCACGATTCGGCAGCCAAGCCGGGTGCGATCCGCGTCATTCTAGCGGACTCTCAGGCCATTTACCGCGTTGGTATACGAAAAGTCTTTGCCCTGGAGGATGATGTTCGCGTCGTTGCGCAAGCCGACTCGATCGAGAATCTGCACGCGGCTGTGCAGCGATACCCTACAGATGTCGTTCTATTAGAAGGCGGAATGCTGACCGGAACCGCGAATGCGATTCCTGAACTGCTTCGCCTTGCGCCTGACGTCAAGATCATCGTTCAGGCATCCTATTCCGACGAGAGCCACACAGTCGAACTTTACCGGCGTGGAGTTCGGGGCATTATTTCGCGCGCCATTTCACCGGATTTGCTGGTGAAGTGCGTCCGCAAGATTGCTTCGGGAGAGACCTGGATCGATAACCAGTCCATCAATCTGGTGATTGAGGCCTATCGTTCGCAGGCCGCTGCACTCGTGAGTCCGCGGACCCAGCCTAGACTTTCGCCAAAAGAGATGGCGATCATTACCTGTATTACCCAGGGTAAGCGGAATAAGGAAATTGCGTATCAGTTGGGAACCACGGAACAGGTAATCAAAAACTACCTGCGCAAAATCTACGATAAGCTCGGCGTTTCAGACCGGCTCGAACTGGCTCTCTATTGCCTGCACCATAAGATTATTCAGGGTGAGGGCGAGGAAGAAGTGGGTTTGGCTGCAAGTGTCGCGAAGATGGCTTCCCGGTAA
- a CDS encoding PilZ domain-containing protein has translation MNLSIPELPVSPTSTGGAPRQEVRCAVRFPLSLPVVLSADGGEFAAVTSNVSASGVLFITDRAVTPATSIGFSLRMPGEILGTPRDVLVHCRGRVVRCYPSQTGYHTAATIDEYRFADQ, from the coding sequence ATGAATCTATCGATCCCAGAGTTGCCTGTTTCACCAACAAGCACTGGAGGCGCGCCCCGTCAGGAGGTTCGCTGCGCGGTGCGATTTCCTTTGAGTCTTCCCGTGGTTTTATCAGCGGATGGTGGGGAGTTTGCAGCGGTGACGAGTAACGTTTCCGCCAGCGGAGTCCTCTTCATTACGGACCGAGCTGTAACCCCGGCGACGTCCATCGGATTCTCTTTGAGAATGCCGGGAGAGATTCTTGGCACACCCCGAGACGTACTAGTTCATTGTCGTGGACGTGTGGTACGCTGTTACCCAAGTCAAACTGGTTACCATACAGCCGCCACAATTGATGAGTACCGATTCGCTGATCAGTAA